In the genome of bacterium, the window CGGCTCAACTTTGGCCGCCGAGACGGTTGAAGAACCACCAGGAGAATCGCGCGATCAGACGAAAATCCGATTCGTCCCCGGCAAACGTGGACATCGTCTTGATGTCCTGCGTAAGAAACTGCGCCTCCACGTCGAGGGTCGATTGCGGCATCCACTGCCAGCGCACCCCGCCCCAGATCGACGCTTCGATGTTCGCTTCGTCCTGTTCCTCGATCAGCTCATAGGAGGAGTAGTGCGATCCGCCGCGGACCGTCCAGCGGTCATTGAGCGGATACATGGCGTCGCCGGAAATTCCGATGGTCGATCCGGCGGCCCCGCCTTTGCCATGCAGCATCAGCGCGAAGTACCGGTGCGAGACACCCAGATCGAGGCGTTGCGAGTTATCCTCACCCAGTTCGACCAGCGCGCCGCCCACGGTCACCGTCCAGTCCCGATGGACGCGATAGAGAATGCGCAGACGCCCCTCGGTGAAGTCCGATTCGCCGAAGACCCAGAAGATCGAGTTGTAGGCGATGCTCGGACGGCGGAAGCGGAACTGTCCCTGCAGACTGACCTGCCGGGAAGCATCCCAACGCGCCGACAGATGCGCGCGCTGCAGACGCATGCGCGGCTCGTCGTAGATCAGATTGACGTAGAGCGAACCGAAGCGCGGGATCGAGCGGCGCCAGTCCAGCCCGAACTCGCGCGCCGCCAGATTGTCAACTTCGGTATCGCCGTAGTGCCGGATGCGGCGAATTTCATGGAAACTGAGGAACATCGTGCCGAGCGTCTGGCAACGCCGTCCCAGACGCGCCCCGACCGCGTGGCCCTCATCGAAATCGGCCGGCTTGAACCGCCCGTCCTCGGGCGCCAGCGAACCGACATAGCCGCCGACCTCCCAGCCCTTCCACACCCGGGCATCCGCCGAGGCGCCGTCGATGGCCAGCGACCGGGCGGGCCAGCTGATCCGGTGACGCCCCAGCGTGGCGTCGGCGGCCCCGGCGATCTTCCGCCAACGGGCGTACAGATCATAGACGCGGTAGTCGTCGACGTTGTCGCCCTGTCCGCGCGAATCGAAGCGCCCGCGCATGGTCGTTGCGATCTCGAGGTCCTGCTGCGCAATTCGTCCCAAACGCAGTCCGAGCGTGCCGCTGTTCTGCCAATGGCGCGTGTCGCTGGAATCCAGCTCACTGCGCTCCCAGAGATAACTGGACACACCAACCCGTCCGGAGAGAACGGCGGCTTCGGATAAACCGACGAAACCCAGAAATAGAACGAGGGCAACGGCGCAGAGCATGCGGTTCATCGGATTCCCCCTCGATTGAGTGACCCTGCCATCCACCGTCTTTTATCGGCGGCCCAAATCGGTCCGAGAACCAAGACCGGGCCAACAGTACACTTGTTGACAGAATCCGGCAACGATGAAAGCCGGCTTTTGTCAGACTGGCGCCGCGAATTGTGACAATCCGGCTTGAAGTTGTTCGGTTTGGACGGCGGCCGGATGCATGCGCAAGTGGCGCGCCGGCGTGGAAATGTATGACCGGCGCGGTCGTATTGCCATGCTGAATCGACAACACCCCGCCGCCCGGGGAGGCGCCGGCCCTTAGCAATTGCCGTTCAACAGTATCGCGGCGGTGCCGATACTACAAGAAGTGAGTTACCGCGCGGCGTCGCGCGACGAAACGGGGCAAACATGGGGCTGCAGGACACCGGACACATCGCCCTCCAGTCGGTCGATATCTTCGAAGGACTGCCGGACAACATGCTCGGCGCGATCCGTGGTTTCATGGACCGTCGCGATTGCCCGGCGGGAACGGTGCTGTTCTCCGAGGGCGAGCGCGCCGATGCGATCTACTTCGTGCGCAAAGGCACGGTGCAGATTCTTAAAACCAGCGGCGGCAAGTCGGAGGTACTGGCCACACGCGGACGCGGCGAAGTTATCGGCGAGATGGCCCTGTTCGACTCCACCCCGCGCTTTGCCACCGCCATCTGCGAAACGGATTGCCAGGTGTTTGTGCTCTCCCGCGCCCGATTCTTCGAGTTGTTGCCGCAGCACCCCAGCATCGCCGAACGCATCATGCGCATCATGAGCCAGCGCGTTCGCGAGGCCGACGTGCGGCGGCTGGAAACCCTGGAAGCCAAGACACGGGAGTTGGAGAACGCCCGCCTGCGCCTGGAAGCGTCGCTGCGCTACCGGGAGCGGGTGCTGGCCTGCGCGCCTTACCCGATCATCGTGACCGATCCGCAGAACCGGATCCAACTGGCCAATCATGCGGCCCAGCGCCTGTTCGGGCACCCAAGCCAGCGATCGTTCTGGGAGTGGCTGCAGCCGGCCGATCCCGGCGTGGTCGCCGAGGCGCGTGCGCGGCTGGAGGCCGGCGCGACGTGGAAATCGGAGCTCGAGCTGGAAGGCGTCGACGGCGATCAGATATTCTGCGTGGTGACGGCGGTGCCGATCGCCGACACGGGCGACGGACGCCCGGCGCGACTGTGGATTCTCGAGGATCAGACCGAGATGCGCGCGCTGCAATCGCGCGCTCTGGACCGCGAACGCCTCGCGCTCAAAGGCGAGATGGCCGGCGAAATTGCCCATGAGTTGAACAACTACCTGGCAGTCCTAATGGGCAATGTCGAGCTCCTGCCGATGTTTTTGGGCGGCGCGGTGCCGCCGCCGGCCGAACGCGCGCTCGCCAGCATCCAGCAGGCGCTTGCGCAGGTCGCGCTGTTCACCGACAATCTCCTGCGCTCGCGCCATCCGGCCGGCCAGAAGACCGAGATCCAACTCAATGAGTTCCTCGAAAATCAGATCGCCTTCCTCCGCCCGCAGAAACGGATGAAGAAGGCGGTCATTCAGACGCAGTGGGCCGAGGGCATCCCGCCGCTGGAGTGCGATGCGTCGGGGCTGCAACAGGTCTTCTACAACCTGATGCTTAACGCGGCCGATGCGCTGGCCGAGGGCGATCACAATCATCACACCATTTTTGTGTCGACCCACTACGACGCCGAGCGCGAATGCGCGATGCTGGTGGTGGAGGACGACGGCCCGGGGATTCCGCGAGACGTTCTGCCGCGCATGTTCAAGGAGCGCGTCTCCTCCAAGCCGACCGGCCACGGATTCGGTCTCCTGACAATCGCACGTATTATTCAGGAACACGGAGGCACGATCACCCCCGGCACCCGCGCCGGCGGCGGGGCCCGCTTTGTCATCACCTTGCCGCTCGGCCGGGGCGTTGAACCCTTGAGGTGACCGCATGGACCTGCTGTGGTACCTCCTCCTGGCGCACCTGACCGGCGATTTTGCCCTGCAGTCCGACCGGATGGCGGCGGACAAGGCGCAATCACCGCGCGTACTGTCTGCCCACGTCATCGTGTACGTGACCTGTGTGGCACTGGCGATCTGGCAGTACACTCTCTGGACCGGCGCGCTGCGCGCCTCGGTGACCACCGTCGCCGCGGGACTCTCCGTCATCTTCACGCTCCATTGGATACAGGACTACATCAAGGGCCGTCGGTTTCCCGAAAGTAAGCAGGCCTTTTACGCCGATCAGGTGCTCCATCTCCTCCAACTGTACGCCCTGAGGATCATCCTCGCATGAGCCCCACGCCGCCCACTCCGGGCGTGGCGGCGCTGGTCGCCCGGCGATTGTGGGACTGGGACAATGCCGCCGATGTGCGCGGCGTACGCGGCGCCGTTCTGTTTGTCGACATTGCCGGCTTCACCCGTCTGACGGAGTCGGCGCAAGCCCGCGCCGGCACCCGCGGTATCGAAGAACTGACGATACGACTCAACGCGCTTTTCAGCGACCTCGTCGATGCCGCGCACCAGACAGGCGGCGACATCCTCAAGTTTGGCGGCGATGCCCTGCTGGCGGCCTTCGACGACACCCCATCGGCGCCGGACGGACTGGCGCGGGCGTTGCGGAGCGCTCACGCCATGCGGCTTCTCGCCATCCGGCATCGCCGTCACTTGCGCACACTGAAACTGCGCCTGGGACTGGCCCATGGACCGTGGCGCGAAGGCGTGGCCGGCGGCGCCGACGGCCGACGCGAGCATTTCGTCTGGGGTAAGACCGTCACCCGCGCGATGGCGGCCGCCGATGCCAGCGCCGGACAGATCTGCTATTGGGGCAGAGCTCGTGATCTGGAAGGCATCGATCGCGCGGCGGCCCGGCGCATCGGGCCGTCACTCTTCGAGCTCCGCCAGCGTGGCAACGCGGCCATGGATGCACCGCCCCCGCCGCCGCGCCCGCCCCGCGATCCAACCAACTTGCTGCGCTTCGTGGGAGAGCCACTGCACACGCTCGAAACGCTGGCCGAATTCGATCCCACACGCAGCACCGAGCACCGCCGCGTCGTATCCCTGTTCGTCTATTGGCAAAGCCCGGCGTTGCGCGCCGATCCGGCGACGTCCGCACGCCAACTGGAATTCATTCTGTCCTGCGCGCAGGAAACGGTCGTCGCCCATGACGGACTGTGGGCGCGCAGCGATCCTGCCGGCCCCCGGCAGAAGCTGCTGTTCCTCTTCGGCGCAACCGTCAGCCGCGCGGACGACATCGACCGGGCCCTGCATTGCGCCGCCGCGCTACACGCGCGCGTGCGCGAAGCCCGGCCCACCTGGCCGGGTCTGCGCGTGGGCATCGGGATTGCCGCCGGCACCGCGTTGACGGGCTTCGTGGGAAACACTTCCCGTCGTGAATTCACTGCGCTGGGCGAGCGGGTCAATTTGGCCGCCCGCCTGGCGGCCCGCGCCGCATCCGGGACAACGCTCGTCGACGCAATGGTCCGCGACGGCGCCTCCGCGTATTGGTTCCGCCACTCCGGGATTGTCCGTCTCAAGAACGTTCGCCGCCCGACACCGGTTTTCGTTCCCGTCCCTCCGGGGACTGTCCGCAGCGCGTCGGACACCGACAACATCGTGGAGCATCCCGAGGCGATGCGGCGGCTGGTGGACGCATGGATCCGCGATGAGCGCGCCATCCGGCTGGCAGTGGCGCCCGGCGCGGACTGGGGACGATTCCTTCGGCAGTTCACCTCCGGTTCACACACCGATGAACGAGCCGTCACAATACGTATCGACCTGAGCGAGTCCGAGAGCGCGCATCCTCTCGGCGGGTGCCGCCTGCTGCTGCGGCGACTTCTGGGTGCGCAGGCATCGTTGCCCGAGAAGTGGCCTTCCGAGGTCCGCGCGGCGCTGTGGGAATCGGGCGACCCCAACGGACGACAATTGTCCTGGACCGACCCTGAGACCGCCGCCCATGCCATCGGCCGCCATTTGCAGACTCTGCGGTTGCCCGCGGCGCTTGTCATCGTGCAGGGGTACGAAACCGCCGGCGTGCTCGACCGACTCGTGATCAGGCATTTGGCCGCGACCTGTCGGCCGCGGTGGATACTAATCGACTGTGGCGGCGGCCACGCTGACGCTGAAACGGACACCGTCATCCATCTCGGACCGCTGCCCGCTGAAGAGTTCGCTGAATTCATCGGCAATCTCATGTCGCCGGACCGGCCGGCCAGAGAGCTGATGTCATTCCTGCTGTCGCGGTCACAGGGCGTGCCGCGCCTGGCGCGCCAGTTCTTTGTGTCGCTGCAACGGACACAGGCGGTGACACGCTCGCCGGGCCGCGGGGGAGTCTGGCGATTGCGAGATCCGGCCGCCGCACGCATTCCCGATGGCCTGCGCGCCTACTACCTGCAGGGCTTCGACCGATTGCCGTCACCGGCCAAAATGGCGGCGCGCGCGATCGCCCTTTGGGGTCCCGCGGCGCCGGTCGACGGGATCGCAATGCTGTGCGCCGACTTGTCGCCGGCCGAAGTGCGCGATGCGGTCGCGCATCTGCAATCGCAGATGATGATCGAATGCCTCGACGGCGGTGACGGGCAGCGGGTGGCCTTCCTCGACCGCGGATGCCGCGAGGCGGTCTATTCATCCATGTCGCACGAACTGCGCGAGCAGTGGCACCGACGGATTGCGGCGGCGCTCCGCGCCATGTCCAACCCGGATCCGGGGGCCATCGGGGATCACTTGTACGCCGCCCGGCGACCACAATCGGCACAATGGCTGGCGCGCGCGTCCAAACGGGCCGCCCGCCATTGGATGTTGGAGAAGGCCTCCACGTGGACCCGCCGGGCGATCCTGGCCACGCAGGGCCGCTATGACGACGCATCCACCATACGATTGCCGCGCCGCCCGCTGACCGCTCGCGAGGTCGGTCTGTTCGATGACTGGGTGGGACTGCTGGCGTTGCGCGGACAGTACGACGAGGCCCGTAAACTGCATCAGGGCCTGGCATCGCTCGCCGCGCGGGCCGGCGAATATGGGCGCGCGGCGCATCATCGCCTGGAAGCGGCGCGCATGGATTGGTATGCCGGCCACTATGATCGGTCGGGCCGCGAGGCCCGTGCCGTTCTGCACGATGCCCATCGCCCGCCGGATGCTCTGCTGACGGCCCAGGCGGCCTACCTCTACGGCGAAACCTGTCGACGCACCGGACGCTCAACCGCGGCCCTGCGGGCGCTCGAGCAGGCGCGTGATCTGCTCGGCGACGCGCACAATCCCGGCCTGCTTGCGGATGCGCACAACGCGCTCGGCCTGCTCCACTGGAGCTGCGGCCGCCTGTCGGAGGCGCGCCGTTGTTTTGAGCAATCATTGCGCGCACTGGGCCGTCGCGGCGCCCCGGCCCGGCGCGGCCAGGTGGCTAACAATCTGGGTATCCTGCTGGAGGAAATGGGCGCACTGCACAAAGCCCGTCGCCACTATGCGCGGGCCTTCGCGATTTTCGACCGCATCGGCATCCGCCGCCACCGCGCCTACAGTCTGGGCAATCTCGCCAACCTCCATCGGCACAGCGCGTCCTACGAACAGGCGCGCGAGGCGTATGAGGAAGTTGAGACGGAACTGCGCGCCATTGGCGAGGGCCATGCGGCCGCATACACCGCCGGCAACCTGGGTGATCTCGCGCGCGACTTCGGTGACTGGGCCGAGGCGCACCGCCGCTACGAGCAGGCGCTCCAATTTGCGCTGAAGTCGGGCGATCAGGAACTCAAGGCGGAGTGTCAGGTGCGGCGGGCGCATCTCCACTGGCTGGCCGGTGTCACACGGCCGCTGCCACGGCTCCTGCGCAGCGCGACCGCGGCGGCGCGCCGCGCCAATTCTCGCGAGTTTGCGCTCTACGCCGCGCTGCTTGACGCCGAACGCGTCACCATGACCGGCGATGCATCCAGAGCCCAACGAACCTGGGACCGCGTCTTGGACGAGGCCCGCGCAGTCGGCCTGGTCTACTACGTGCTCTGGGCATGGTATGGGCGGCTTCGCTGCCACTTCACTGCCGCTTCCTGCCGCGCGACCGCCTCCGAACTCCGGCAGGCGCTGCGGCTGGCGCGGCAGTCCGGATACCGCTGGTGGGAATTGCGGTTGGCGATTCTTGGCGCGCGCTCCGCCCGCGCCAACCGCCTCCGCGCCGCCTGCCGCGAACGCGCCATCGCGCTGATCGGCAAGATTGCCGCCGGCATCGGCGACCCGCAGGTGCGCGCCCGGTTCGTTCAGTCTCCGCTGGTCGCAGAACTCGCCAGTGACGAGGTCGGCCGGTTCATCGCGCCCGACGCCTTCTCCCGGAATCAGCCGCGGATGTGAGCCGCTCGTCCGCAGAGCCCGGGGCGCTCGCCGCATTGCGAGTTCACCGATCATCGATGGCGGCGCACGACCCGGGCAACGGGACTGTCGGTCTAACTGATCCCGTACTTGGAGAAGTGATGAATC includes:
- a CDS encoding cyclic nucleotide-binding domain-containing protein — its product is MGLQDTGHIALQSVDIFEGLPDNMLGAIRGFMDRRDCPAGTVLFSEGERADAIYFVRKGTVQILKTSGGKSEVLATRGRGEVIGEMALFDSTPRFATAICETDCQVFVLSRARFFELLPQHPSIAERIMRIMSQRVREADVRRLETLEAKTRELENARLRLEASLRYRERVLACAPYPIIVTDPQNRIQLANHAAQRLFGHPSQRSFWEWLQPADPGVVAEARARLEAGATWKSELELEGVDGDQIFCVVTAVPIADTGDGRPARLWILEDQTEMRALQSRALDRERLALKGEMAGEIAHELNNYLAVLMGNVELLPMFLGGAVPPPAERALASIQQALAQVALFTDNLLRSRHPAGQKTEIQLNEFLENQIAFLRPQKRMKKAVIQTQWAEGIPPLECDASGLQQVFYNLMLNAADALAEGDHNHHTIFVSTHYDAERECAMLVVEDDGPGIPRDVLPRMFKERVSSKPTGHGFGLLTIARIIQEHGGTITPGTRAGGGARFVITLPLGRGVEPLR
- a CDS encoding DUF3307 domain-containing protein; translated protein: MDLLWYLLLAHLTGDFALQSDRMAADKAQSPRVLSAHVIVYVTCVALAIWQYTLWTGALRASVTTVAAGLSVIFTLHWIQDYIKGRRFPESKQAFYADQVLHLLQLYALRIILA
- a CDS encoding tetratricopeptide repeat protein; translated protein: MSPTPPTPGVAALVARRLWDWDNAADVRGVRGAVLFVDIAGFTRLTESAQARAGTRGIEELTIRLNALFSDLVDAAHQTGGDILKFGGDALLAAFDDTPSAPDGLARALRSAHAMRLLAIRHRRHLRTLKLRLGLAHGPWREGVAGGADGRREHFVWGKTVTRAMAAADASAGQICYWGRARDLEGIDRAAARRIGPSLFELRQRGNAAMDAPPPPPRPPRDPTNLLRFVGEPLHTLETLAEFDPTRSTEHRRVVSLFVYWQSPALRADPATSARQLEFILSCAQETVVAHDGLWARSDPAGPRQKLLFLFGATVSRADDIDRALHCAAALHARVREARPTWPGLRVGIGIAAGTALTGFVGNTSRREFTALGERVNLAARLAARAASGTTLVDAMVRDGASAYWFRHSGIVRLKNVRRPTPVFVPVPPGTVRSASDTDNIVEHPEAMRRLVDAWIRDERAIRLAVAPGADWGRFLRQFTSGSHTDERAVTIRIDLSESESAHPLGGCRLLLRRLLGAQASLPEKWPSEVRAALWESGDPNGRQLSWTDPETAAHAIGRHLQTLRLPAALVIVQGYETAGVLDRLVIRHLAATCRPRWILIDCGGGHADAETDTVIHLGPLPAEEFAEFIGNLMSPDRPARELMSFLLSRSQGVPRLARQFFVSLQRTQAVTRSPGRGGVWRLRDPAAARIPDGLRAYYLQGFDRLPSPAKMAARAIALWGPAAPVDGIAMLCADLSPAEVRDAVAHLQSQMMIECLDGGDGQRVAFLDRGCREAVYSSMSHELREQWHRRIAAALRAMSNPDPGAIGDHLYAARRPQSAQWLARASKRAARHWMLEKASTWTRRAILATQGRYDDASTIRLPRRPLTAREVGLFDDWVGLLALRGQYDEARKLHQGLASLAARAGEYGRAAHHRLEAARMDWYAGHYDRSGREARAVLHDAHRPPDALLTAQAAYLYGETCRRTGRSTAALRALEQARDLLGDAHNPGLLADAHNALGLLHWSCGRLSEARRCFEQSLRALGRRGAPARRGQVANNLGILLEEMGALHKARRHYARAFAIFDRIGIRRHRAYSLGNLANLHRHSASYEQAREAYEEVETELRAIGEGHAAAYTAGNLGDLARDFGDWAEAHRRYEQALQFALKSGDQELKAECQVRRAHLHWLAGVTRPLPRLLRSATAAARRANSREFALYAALLDAERVTMTGDASRAQRTWDRVLDEARAVGLVYYVLWAWYGRLRCHFTAASCRATASELRQALRLARQSGYRWWELRLAILGARSARANRLRAACRERAIALIGKIAAGIGDPQVRARFVQSPLVAELASDEVGRFIAPDAFSRNQPRM